The stretch of DNA GAAAAACTGTTCTTACTATAATCTTATCATGCTTTCTGGAAATGAGACAAAGAAAATAACAAATACCTTTCTGATTTGACAGAGAAAACGAGGTTCAACCAAAGATTCTGTTGGCTTGTATGCGGTGCAATGCAATGTGTGCTACAAATGGCGTATGATTCCAACTAAAGAAGAATTTGAAACACTTCGTGAGAAGTTCACTGAGGATCCATGGTTCTGCAGCAGAAGACCAGACTGCTCTTGTGATGATCCTGCTGACATTGAGTATGACAGCAGCCGTATTTGGGTCATCGACAAGCCCAACATACCGAAGCCTCCACCAGAGACGGAGAGGCTAGTGATTATGAGGCGTGATTTCACTAAAATGGACACCTACTATGTCATGCCAAATGGGAAGCGTGCAAGGTGTGCTGGGGATGTGGATAAGTTTCTGGAGGCAAATCCAGAGTACAAAAACCGCATATCTGTTTCAGACTTCAACTTTGCACCACCCAAGGTTGTTGAGGAGACTGTTTCTCACAACTCTGCCTGGAAGGCTGCCAAGGCTAAGAAGCAGGACAAGGCAGACGCATCGAGTGCACAAAAGTGATAGAAACTCTGAATCGTACCTGTGCTATGTTTAGGTGATAGTCCTCTCAGGATCATGTCACATTCCTATCTATGTCCAACTGAAGTTAATGTAGGTTTTATCGCTGTGACTTTGCTCTGAATGCTCTGATGCAAGTGTAACCGAACCCTTGTGTTAAGATTCCTGGGAAATCTCTGAGGTGGTTAATAAGTTCTGTAGGCCTCTAGCTCTTTTCCAATAAGCTGCTTGAATTGCTGCTGTTGACGCAAAATCCGGTCAACACACCGAATGCGCTAGAATGCGCGGATCACAAAAAGGTCGGATAGCTGTGACTCTGACCGGTTCCCTCAGGCTTTGCTGGAATCGGTCAGGATAACGGCCGCACTTACGTGATGGAGGATGACTAGGTTTACAAGCAAACCAGCAAAGGATAACCAACGCACTTACGTGACAAAGAACGACTTGTTTACGAGCAAACTAGCAAAGGTCATCGAAACTTTCGCCCAGGAGGGACCCGGTTAGGGCGTGGATGTCATCGACATGCCCTAGGTCGACTAGCAAGCCTAAACGCCATCTATGGTCGTGGAGATCAGTAGATGAACAACAAGAGAGAATGGAAGAGAAATTTAGGGTTTAGGAGATAAAAATGCATAGTTGATTTATTAGATTGGATGTATCTCAATCGGTTGTGGCCCTTTATATTTATAGGGAGGGGATGTCTTACCCCATCAGGAGTCGAAACTCATACAAATCTCGTATCAAAATATAACTCCTAACTCGGACTATATAGCTTTGACCAATCTGACACTTCACCACTGCGTAGCTCTCGTCGAGACGATCGAAATCCATATATAAAACGTCCGATTTGGAGTTCGGATGAGAGAGTTATAACTTCGGGAAGACTTGATAATGTTATTCTGACCGGCTGACCGGTTTACATAACCGGTCTGACCGCTTTGCCCAGATTGTCCAGCAAACCTGAATTGTGCCAATTTTGGTTGTCAACATATGCCCCCCTGTTTCTTGGTAAAAGCTTGCGTACCAAGAAACATTCTCGAAGCCGAAACTGCACTGAAACAATGAGAACACCTGTACACCAATCATGTCTTGTTCCTAACGAAGATGGGATCCGATTGACCGCATAGCTTGATATGGCTCAAGATAAGGGTTTCACTTTGCTGCCTGCATTCCTGCATTTTCAGTGAGATAAGGGCCTGTGTAGATACCACCTCGGCTAtgaatatttgaaatgtgattCAAAATCACTCTCACACCTTCAAATTACTCATCTTGCCAATACTTTGCCCCCGGAGCATTAAAGTCATCAATATGGTCACAATCAGCCTCTTATCAAGGAGCAAATGCTTTAGGATGGATATCAAAAGCATTCATCGGCCGTATGTGTTGCTAAGTAAGATAATGCAATATTGGCCAGATTTGATCAATCAACAAGATATGTACAGCTGAAATAAATCCAATAgaataaaataaatataagcATCAAAATCCTCTCTAGAACATAGATATTCGGCTTTTGAAGGTTAATAGCATTAATCAACTTTCATCACAATTTGGTAACCACCCTTTATGATATAGAGACCCATATGGCATCCAAGAATAAAAATAAGGGTATGGAGGGTAACCAAACATATCTAAAGATGAACTCCAAGATTGAAGCATAGGTAGCATTTGTAAAGTATATGATGATATGATGATTGATAATTTTGGTGATTTGGAGCAAACCTAGGAGTTGGAGATTGTCTCttagtttttcttttctctaTTACCTCCATTGCACCTTTTACTTGAATACCATCTTTTTTTTGTACTTGCACGCTTCCTTTAGGAACCCACGCCATGTTCCTTTCTTTCAGCTCTTTGGCACTAAGTTTCTGCAACTGTCTTCTTTGCCAACTTGATGAACCGAGTAAGTATCTTGGTTGTACTTCAATTTTGGGCAACATTAGTTCATTCTTGATTTTTGGCTTCTTCAACTCCTTTTGTTCAGATTTAGCACATGGAGGATCAACAGCTAATTTCTCCCTTTCTTTGCTATTAATAGCCTAAGTCTTCAACACATTAATTGGCTTTTTATCAATTGAATCCATATCTGAACTCTTATCTTTGCGACCATCTCTTTTCACTCGATAAATTTGTTTGACAATATTTTGTCAGACCCgtggccacgggactgtgtacataacgtagcttaaagaggtttaagagattaagtctatcttatctcttattcatcttgtttatctcttatttattccgtttaaataggagataaggctaaccgatacagaaggaatctactcgagatatgttctggtacgattccttggctggtgttggttagtatctttgtaac from Panicum hallii strain FIL2 chromosome 3, PHallii_v3.1, whole genome shotgun sequence encodes:
- the LOC112883786 gene encoding methyl-CpG-binding domain-containing protein 4-like gives rise to the protein MTSGSPPGSPPSQGSQRKRGSTKDSVGLYAVQCNVCYKWRMIPTKEEFETLREKFTEDPWFCSRRPDCSCDDPADIEYDSSRIWVIDKPNIPKPPPETERLVIMRRDFTKMDTYYVMPNGKRARCAGDVDKFLEANPEYKNRISVSDFNFAPPKVVEETVSHNSAWKAAKAKKQDKADASSAQK